From the genome of Candidatus Electrothrix communis, one region includes:
- a CDS encoding AAA family ATPase: MVANSSKILILGSNVKITNLPVKEVSLLQEGSLPAYGYNPGDNIDLLAGPVSVEKGRLEQCLTWLNSYLAESGLTPQVDCLTYGPEKQVYQIFKRQKIGGEDDHDGWFMVNQLLPSEERMKNSPAFVINEHECSIVGNNTGMVLIDDSGVPPQVCDDMMGLNPDMWCIAMGISVAHWQQWAQRLGKRFTLFCRLSDLETTRMEMDSAVTWESIVAMCLRALKTSEVGLWDPTTKRFLCHIVVEMFPHAILYVGPGGTFFRYRKGMLPKKSSFKKRGSVPCYDTMVTAMLTINIFRFNCLDFCRNCFFAFSKQVLVNWKVLNDHGYHFDGQLKLPQLDFGSVCPADWPCSVIECGEARGGGRLKSAASSCQNDCPCASPEMIRKDPSFVELPHSSTEFEKNLALVASQSWGEEKKKALRSFFHRKYESHCNLQNDGVRYAGHIDTIISVLHNLKEEVNRGTGFDHLPMCQVGHLRTTDPAEIDPVITLHQVMDSYVSKEAVLRPLCIGVFGPPGSGKSFAVKQVADEIARHHDGNPFDFFEFNLTQFASPEEINAAIDPIRASVARGRVPIAFWDEFDCRYNGDEFGYLRFFLPSMQDGVTYVHGIPYHIGRAIFVFAGGVKASWEGMEDLLSSENGEQLKKSKTLKIPDFMSRLRVVLDIDGIQIPGHLLQDSASEEELEELRRILHKRALIIAHQMQTHWKKAARKSSGLLLRLLIGEYKFGARSIEAVIEASRAADRLVYGLPELIAPSAARIHANWRVELERRIDHVRKSAGLRAIW; the protein is encoded by the coding sequence TCCGGTTAAAGAGGTGAGTCTGCTGCAAGAAGGCAGTCTTCCTGCTTATGGTTATAATCCCGGCGATAATATTGATCTGCTTGCTGGGCCGGTAAGTGTTGAGAAGGGGAGATTAGAACAATGCCTGACATGGCTGAATTCTTATCTTGCTGAATCCGGTCTCACTCCCCAGGTTGACTGTCTCACCTATGGACCTGAGAAGCAAGTATATCAAATTTTCAAAAGGCAGAAAATCGGTGGTGAGGATGATCATGACGGCTGGTTTATGGTGAATCAGTTATTGCCGTCCGAGGAGCGGATGAAAAATTCACCCGCCTTTGTGATCAACGAGCATGAGTGTTCCATTGTCGGCAATAATACTGGGATGGTTCTGATAGACGACTCCGGTGTGCCTCCGCAGGTCTGCGACGATATGATGGGCCTGAATCCTGATATGTGGTGCATCGCTATGGGGATCTCTGTTGCCCATTGGCAGCAGTGGGCCCAGCGTCTTGGAAAGCGTTTTACCCTTTTTTGCCGCCTTTCCGATTTGGAAACCACCCGTATGGAAATGGACTCCGCTGTCACTTGGGAAAGTATTGTTGCCATGTGCCTTCGGGCCCTCAAAACAAGCGAGGTGGGTCTCTGGGATCCGACAACTAAACGTTTTCTCTGTCATATCGTGGTGGAAATGTTTCCCCATGCCATTCTTTATGTCGGTCCGGGTGGCACATTTTTTCGCTACCGTAAAGGTATGTTGCCGAAAAAAAGCTCGTTTAAGAAACGTGGCTCTGTGCCCTGTTATGACACGATGGTCACTGCAATGTTGACCATAAATATCTTTCGCTTCAATTGCCTTGATTTCTGCCGTAATTGCTTTTTTGCTTTTTCAAAGCAGGTGCTGGTCAATTGGAAAGTACTTAATGACCACGGATATCATTTTGATGGCCAGCTCAAACTGCCACAACTGGATTTCGGCTCGGTTTGCCCGGCTGATTGGCCATGCTCTGTTATCGAATGTGGTGAGGCACGCGGCGGCGGTCGTCTGAAATCTGCTGCTTCCAGCTGCCAGAATGATTGCCCCTGTGCCTCTCCCGAGATGATCAGAAAAGATCCAAGTTTTGTCGAATTGCCCCACTCCTCCACAGAATTTGAGAAAAATTTAGCTCTGGTGGCCAGTCAGTCCTGGGGAGAGGAAAAGAAAAAGGCTTTGCGTTCCTTTTTCCATCGTAAATATGAATCACATTGTAACCTGCAGAACGACGGGGTTCGCTATGCCGGACATATAGATACCATCATTTCCGTGTTGCATAACCTGAAGGAAGAGGTTAATCGCGGTACCGGATTCGACCATCTCCCCATGTGTCAGGTCGGTCATCTGCGAACCACCGACCCGGCGGAAATCGATCCGGTCATCACCCTGCATCAGGTCATGGATTCCTATGTCTCCAAGGAAGCGGTCCTGCGTCCTCTCTGTATCGGGGTATTTGGTCCCCCCGGCTCAGGGAAATCCTTTGCCGTGAAACAGGTCGCTGATGAGATTGCTCGCCATCATGACGGAAATCCTTTTGATTTTTTTGAATTTAATCTTACCCAATTTGCCAGTCCTGAAGAAATCAATGCAGCAATTGATCCGATCAGGGCTTCGGTGGCCAGGGGCCGGGTGCCTATTGCCTTCTGGGATGAATTCGACTGTCGATATAACGGTGATGAATTCGGTTATCTTCGCTTTTTTCTGCCCTCAATGCAGGACGGGGTAACCTATGTTCACGGTATTCCTTACCATATTGGGCGAGCTATCTTTGTCTTTGCAGGTGGTGTCAAGGCGAGCTGGGAAGGAATGGAGGATTTGCTTTCTTCTGAAAATGGAGAACAGTTAAAGAAATCCAAAACGCTGAAGATACCTGACTTTATGAGTCGTCTCCGGGTTGTTCTGGATATTGACGGCATTCAGATACCGGGCCACCTTCTCCAGGATTCCGCCAGCGAGGAGGAACTGGAAGAATTACGCCGGATTCTCCATAAACGCGCCCTGATCATTGCCCATCAGATGCAGACCCATTGGAAAAAAGCAGCTCGAAAAAGTTCAGGCCTGCTGCTTCGCTTACTCATTGGTGAATATAAATTCGGGGCACGCTCCATTGAGGCGGTCATTGAGGCCAGTCGGGCTGCCGACCGCCTGGTCTATGGCCTGCCCGAGCTGATCGCGCCTTCTGCGGCCCGTATCCATGCCAATTGGCGGGTGGAGTTGGAACGCAGGATTGATCATGTGCGCAAGTCAGCAGGGTTGCGAGCTATCTGGTAG
- a CDS encoding restriction endonuclease subunit S, with the protein MEDEWPVVRLGDHADLCLGKMLDKEKNRGEFFPYLGNKNVRWGYFDTENLAQMRFEEHEHERYGLKYGDLVVCEGGEPGRCAIWKDEIPGMRIQKALHRIRPHKGLDNIFLHYWFLWSGANEALESFFTGTTIKHLSGKAVSALKIPLPPLPKQKAIAHILGSLDDKIQLNRQMNANLEAMAQALFKSWFVDFDPVIDKALAAGNPIPEPLQKRAEARRTLGDKRKSLPADVAQHFPDRFVFNEELGWVPEGWEVSTIGDEVETVGGGTPSTKNATFWDGGVHPFCTPKDMSALDSIVLLDTTRYLTDAGVNKVSSGQLPKDVVLMSSRAPIGYLAISDVPVSVNQGVIAMLPNSKYGPVYLLLWTNFNMGAIKDRANGSTFLEISKKNFRPIPFLVPTDKITNFFNGQAKGIYNKILLLSEQIRELSTLRDTLLPKLLSGQLRIPNAENFLKDA; encoded by the coding sequence ATGGAAGATGAGTGGCCAGTCGTGCGCCTTGGTGATCATGCTGATCTTTGCTTAGGAAAGATGCTCGATAAAGAGAAAAATCGAGGAGAGTTCTTTCCGTATTTGGGCAACAAGAATGTTCGCTGGGGATATTTCGATACTGAGAATTTGGCTCAAATGCGATTCGAAGAACATGAGCACGAACGTTACGGGCTGAAATATGGTGATTTAGTCGTATGTGAAGGCGGTGAACCTGGGCGATGTGCAATTTGGAAAGACGAAATTCCAGGGATGAGAATCCAGAAAGCGCTGCATAGAATTAGGCCACACAAAGGGTTAGATAACATTTTTTTGCATTACTGGTTTCTTTGGTCTGGAGCAAATGAGGCTCTGGAGTCATTTTTCACAGGAACGACTATTAAACACCTCAGTGGCAAGGCTGTTTCTGCGTTAAAAATACCTCTCCCGCCTCTCCCAAAACAAAAAGCCATAGCCCACATCCTTGGCAGCCTTGACGACAAAATTCAGCTCAACCGCCAGATGAACGCCAATCTGGAAGCAATGGCGCAGGCTCTATTCAAGAGCTGGTTTGTTGATTTTGACCCGGTCATCGACAAGGCCTTGGCTGCTGGTAATCCTATTCCCGAACCGCTTCAAAAACGGGCCGAGGCCCGCCGGACGCTGGGTGATAAGCGCAAGTCGCTGCCCGCTGACGTTGCTCAGCACTTCCCAGATCGTTTTGTTTTCAATGAGGAGTTGGGTTGGGTGCCGGAAGGGTGGGAGGTAAGTACCATTGGTGATGAAGTTGAAACAGTGGGAGGAGGAACACCAAGCACGAAAAATGCGACGTTCTGGGACGGGGGCGTTCACCCTTTTTGTACCCCTAAAGATATGTCAGCACTCGACTCGATTGTCTTGCTGGATACCACACGCTACCTTACAGATGCTGGGGTAAATAAAGTTAGCTCGGGGCAACTACCAAAAGACGTAGTATTGATGTCATCAAGAGCGCCAATTGGCTATTTGGCCATTAGTGATGTGCCAGTGTCAGTAAATCAGGGTGTTATTGCGATGCTGCCAAACTCGAAATACGGTCCAGTCTATTTATTGTTGTGGACGAATTTCAATATGGGAGCTATCAAAGACCGTGCAAACGGTAGTACATTTCTTGAAATCAGCAAAAAGAATTTCCGGCCAATCCCATTTTTGGTTCCAACGGATAAAATCACCAATTTCTTTAATGGGCAAGCAAAAGGGATCTACAATAAGATACTCTTGCTATCTGAACAAATTAGGGAACTCTCAACCCTTCGCGACACCCTCCTCCCCAAACTCCTCTCCGGCCAACTCCGCATCCCCAATGCTGAAAACTTTCTCAAGGATGCCTGA
- a CDS encoding hemolysin family protein, which translates to MSSDGLLLIIYVLLALVFSFLCSVAESVLLSITPSFIEGQKERRPKHAALLKRLRQDKVDQSLAAILTLNTIAHTVGAIGAGAKATAVFGSAWFGLFSAVMTLLILFFSEIIPKTLGAVYWTTLVGPISYFLNILIVLLYPIVWISERLTKLISHGKDIHIFSRDEFIAMAQVGVETGLIRDKESRIIRNIFRFESLKVDDIMTPRTVISALPEDMKIIDSLKQVTQIPFSRLPLYTTHLDNITGFVLKEDILINATQKRGDQKLNTLKREILTVPDSVSLTVLLERFLKDRQHIAIVVNNKHGGTDGLVTLEDLIETIMGMEIMDETDDVEDMRALARKKWKERAKAMGLAADIFDPKKAEQANSADATSRAVDEQVPAR; encoded by the coding sequence ATGAGCTCTGATGGTCTACTCTTAATAATTTATGTACTGCTAGCATTGGTTTTTTCATTTCTCTGTTCTGTGGCGGAATCGGTACTTTTAAGCATTACGCCTTCATTTATCGAAGGGCAAAAAGAAAGGCGACCTAAGCATGCCGCACTTTTAAAACGACTGAGACAAGATAAGGTGGATCAATCACTTGCAGCCATTTTAACACTCAACACTATTGCGCATACGGTTGGCGCGATCGGTGCTGGAGCCAAAGCGACAGCCGTTTTTGGAAGCGCATGGTTTGGTCTGTTTTCTGCTGTCATGACGCTCTTGATCCTCTTTTTTTCCGAAATCATACCTAAGACGTTAGGTGCCGTCTACTGGACAACACTTGTAGGTCCAATTTCGTATTTTCTCAACATCCTGATTGTACTGCTTTATCCCATTGTGTGGATTTCGGAGAGACTAACAAAGCTTATTTCACACGGAAAAGATATTCACATTTTCAGTAGAGACGAATTCATCGCCATGGCTCAGGTAGGAGTAGAGACGGGGCTTATTCGCGATAAGGAATCAAGGATTATCCGAAACATATTCCGATTCGAGTCGCTCAAAGTGGACGATATTATGACACCACGTACTGTTATCTCCGCATTACCCGAGGACATGAAGATTATCGATTCGTTGAAACAAGTTACCCAAATTCCTTTTTCACGCCTGCCGCTCTACACGACGCATCTTGACAACATAACTGGTTTTGTTCTTAAAGAGGATATTTTGATCAACGCAACTCAGAAACGAGGTGATCAAAAACTCAATACATTGAAACGTGAAATACTTACTGTTCCAGATTCGGTATCGTTGACAGTATTGTTGGAGCGGTTTCTCAAGGATCGTCAGCACATCGCTATAGTCGTCAATAATAAGCATGGAGGGACGGATGGACTGGTGACACTAGAGGATTTAATCGAGACGATTATGGGTATGGAAATTATGGATGAAACAGACGATGTTGAAGACATGCGTGCATTAGCACGGAAAAAATGGAAGGAGCGTGCCAAGGCAATGGGACTTGCTGCTGATATCTTTGACCCAAAAAAGGCAGAACAAGCCAATTCAGCTGATGCAACAAGCCGCGCGGTTGATGAGCAAGTTCCGGCGAGGTGA
- the ppk1 gene encoding polyphosphate kinase 1 — MIKKSEVAAVEPKEKNASAESEKTDKLEFDLTSSEWYLNRELTWLEFNRRVLHEGEDERTPLLERIMFLAIVGGNLDEFFMKRIGGLKQQVGAGVRKLTVDGRTPGGQIDECHAVVRSILVKKEQLEQELLSKLSEQAIRIVGYQELDKDQQKEVNNYFQENIYPLLTPQGMDPAHPFPFISNLSINLLVVTKYQHDAHPFLNRIKMPTGVGIPRFIRVGGEHLYIRFEDLIANNLSVIFPGLVIDSCAFFRVTRNAITEQDGANANDLLAVIETALRNRKFAEIVRLEVDADMSAYHRGMLAAELGIDEKKDVFTVEGIIGKRDLFEIASIDIPEFHYPLHQPFDHSRLSGDSPNIFHIIREKGALLLQHPYESFDNSVQRFLREASRDPKVLAIKMTLYRTSAGSRIIPYLLDAAQNGKQVAVVVELMARFDESANIRWAENLEEAGVHVTYGVVGLKTHSKVIFVVRRDFDGLRRYAHIGTGNYHAGTARIYSDLGMLTCDRVISEDLTELFNYLTTGYAPERNYRKLLPSPRVLKKALLEKIEREIGTHTNKNPGIIQFKTNALEDKDITAALYRASMAGVQVDLLVRDSCRLRPGIPGLSENVRVISIVGRFLEHSRIYYFQNNGEEEYFIGSADIMKRNLEYRVEVITPVEPEVLRKKLREILDVQLADQRSAWEMQPDGSYIQRTGERENEKSSHEILIRKAEKRLSDAQALCSLEQKRLVKRKKGQRKK, encoded by the coding sequence ATGATTAAAAAAAGTGAGGTTGCGGCAGTGGAACCCAAGGAAAAGAACGCCAGCGCAGAGAGCGAAAAGACGGACAAGCTGGAGTTTGATCTCACCTCGTCGGAATGGTACCTGAACCGGGAGCTGACCTGGCTGGAATTTAATCGTCGGGTCCTGCACGAGGGTGAGGATGAGCGAACCCCGCTCCTGGAGCGGATCATGTTCCTGGCCATTGTCGGCGGCAACCTTGACGAATTTTTCATGAAGCGGATCGGCGGCCTCAAGCAGCAGGTCGGGGCCGGGGTGCGCAAGCTGACCGTGGACGGTCGGACGCCGGGTGGGCAGATTGATGAATGCCATGCAGTGGTGCGCAGCATCCTGGTGAAGAAGGAACAGCTGGAGCAAGAATTGCTCAGTAAACTCTCTGAGCAGGCTATCCGAATTGTCGGTTACCAGGAGCTGGACAAGGACCAGCAAAAGGAGGTGAATAATTATTTTCAGGAGAACATCTATCCTCTCCTGACCCCGCAGGGCATGGACCCGGCCCATCCCTTCCCCTTTATCTCCAACCTGTCCATCAACCTGCTGGTCGTGACCAAATATCAGCATGACGCCCATCCCTTTCTCAATCGAATCAAGATGCCCACCGGGGTGGGTATTCCCCGTTTTATTCGAGTGGGGGGAGAGCATCTCTATATCCGTTTTGAGGACCTGATCGCCAATAATCTGTCCGTGATTTTTCCGGGCCTGGTCATTGATTCCTGTGCCTTTTTTCGGGTCACCCGTAATGCCATTACCGAGCAGGACGGAGCCAACGCCAATGACCTGCTGGCCGTGATTGAGACGGCTCTGCGCAATCGCAAGTTTGCCGAGATTGTTCGCCTGGAAGTGGATGCTGATATGTCGGCATATCATCGAGGAATGCTGGCTGCTGAACTGGGCATTGATGAGAAAAAGGATGTGTTCACCGTGGAAGGCATTATCGGTAAACGAGATCTTTTCGAAATTGCCTCCATTGATATCCCGGAATTTCATTATCCCCTCCATCAACCCTTTGATCATTCCCGTCTTTCTGGAGATTCGCCCAATATTTTCCATATCATCCGGGAAAAGGGCGCTCTTCTGCTTCAGCATCCCTACGAGTCTTTTGATAACTCTGTGCAGCGTTTTCTTCGGGAGGCCAGCCGTGACCCCAAGGTCCTGGCTATTAAGATGACCCTGTATCGCACCTCGGCAGGCTCCAGGATTATTCCCTATCTGCTGGATGCAGCCCAGAACGGCAAGCAGGTGGCTGTGGTGGTGGAGCTCATGGCCCGCTTTGACGAGTCTGCCAATATCCGTTGGGCGGAGAACCTGGAAGAGGCCGGGGTCCATGTCACTTACGGGGTGGTTGGTCTGAAGACCCATTCCAAGGTCATCTTTGTGGTGCGCAGGGATTTTGACGGCCTGCGTCGGTACGCCCATATCGGCACCGGGAATTATCATGCAGGCACGGCCAGGATCTATTCTGATCTGGGGATGCTGACCTGTGATCGGGTGATTTCCGAGGATCTTACCGAGTTATTTAATTATTTGACCACCGGCTATGCACCGGAGAGAAATTATCGCAAGCTCTTGCCTTCACCCAGGGTGTTGAAAAAGGCCTTGTTGGAGAAAATTGAGCGGGAGATTGGCACCCATACCAATAAAAATCCTGGGATAATTCAGTTTAAGACCAATGCGTTGGAGGATAAGGATATCACGGCGGCTCTGTACAGGGCCTCTATGGCCGGGGTGCAGGTGGATCTGCTGGTTCGAGATTCCTGTCGGCTTCGACCAGGTATCCCAGGCTTGTCGGAAAATGTCCGGGTAATATCCATTGTGGGCAGATTTCTGGAACATAGCCGTATCTATTATTTTCAGAATAACGGCGAGGAAGAGTACTTTATTGGTTCTGCTGATATTATGAAGCGGAACCTGGAATATCGGGTGGAGGTCATCACGCCGGTAGAGCCGGAGGTACTGCGCAAAAAGTTGCGGGAAATCCTTGACGTGCAGCTTGCTGACCAACGCAGTGCCTGGGAAATGCAGCCGGATGGCAGCTATATCCAGCGTACTGGCGAGCGCGAGAACGAGAAGAGCAGCCATGAAATTCTGATCAGGAAGGCTGAAAAGCGCTTATCCGATGCCCAGGCCCTTTGTAGCTTGGAGCAGAAAAGGCTTGTAAAACGGAAGAAGGGGCAGAGGAAGAAGTGA
- a CDS encoding DUF697 domain-containing protein — protein MIGVDERVTTEEEIAESLHKEYVHEKVREEIYEGDNAEKDAEAKQRILYYTYAGMAMGFVPFPLLDLAALAALQLRMLHRLSQIYEVEFKAGLGRSASSSLVGGVAPVISAAPVAASLSKFIPGVGHILSYGTLLVLNGASTYAVGKVFARHFASGGTFLTFDPEAARDYFAEQYEKGKEVVTSLKKKKKKKGDAAE, from the coding sequence ATGATAGGGGTTGATGAGCGTGTAACAACTGAAGAAGAAATAGCGGAAAGTCTACATAAAGAATATGTACATGAAAAAGTACGTGAAGAAATATATGAAGGAGATAATGCAGAAAAGGATGCCGAGGCAAAACAGCGTATCCTTTACTACACGTATGCCGGTATGGCAATGGGCTTTGTTCCTTTTCCCCTCCTTGATCTGGCCGCATTAGCTGCTCTGCAATTGAGGATGCTCCACCGGCTTTCTCAAATTTATGAGGTGGAGTTCAAGGCGGGTTTGGGACGATCCGCAAGCAGCAGTCTTGTCGGTGGAGTGGCGCCAGTGATCTCTGCCGCCCCTGTGGCAGCCAGTTTGAGTAAATTTATTCCAGGCGTTGGACATATATTGTCTTACGGAACATTGTTGGTTTTAAACGGTGCCTCAACCTATGCAGTGGGTAAAGTTTTTGCCAGACATTTTGCTTCTGGCGGTACGTTTTTGACCTTTGATCCTGAAGCGGCGCGTGATTATTTTGCCGAGCAGTATGAAAAAGGGAAAGAGGTTGTTACGTCTTTAAAAAAGAAAAAAAAGAAAAAGGGTGACGCTGCCGAATAA
- a CDS encoding ABC transporter substrate-binding protein, with product MKMRKAAAAFCCLFFLLLSGCHNEPQTVEQVVEKDEEDTIHIGIAWVRGDGLLIEGAELAVAEANASGGVLQKKVKLIINQNESGTSDILEHTSSLMAGENIKEYSREVARYFIRHSSPVTAVIGHRYSFMALSAAGLYQQSRMLFIAPTATNDLLTSMDFDYVFRMLPKNSVLGQQLALYSAARGIKRVAIFNERSEYALELSSALKQSLAGQGVQTVVEYSFFSGMSGREFTSYAVEFKRHHKREPVDAVFLLVSGDMARSIIREFYKRGVGDALFLTGEGVDEHGFWQAMQGLQEEVKEQIHIGVPTLFQAESNHTRFFREKFIRTYEEPPDSLAALGYDSVNILLAAVEQAEAAAPDKVVDELRYLRTCQGVTQTIAFEDNGDIVYKPYMIKWMTATGFEYRDLKNHLVAPDALDRQLSGLPGCVNVDRDKDGIVDKRDVCPDNRKEELVQGVFLEGEQLGCPMDMDGDDVPDYRDKCPSNTSEELGEGVDAEGCPVDSDQDQVPDYRDTCLHDTLEQLSKGVTALGCPLDTDEDGVADYADACPNNSPEEIKEGVNLIGCPVDQDKDGVPDYWDKCSGNTAEELRFGVRRNGCPQDSDNDKYPDFQDRCRLDSGADLAQGTDEHGCPKDSDEDGVYDVYDACPDTVQGRRVNEQGCALVILFAENIFASAGSIVSAQGKRNLRAFVQTLTLDSIERITIIAHADGQGTAAFNIRLSQERADSVARFFQQEGIPQAVIDAQGVGESQPVADDTTEEGRRKNRRVELSVRLKAKVKVKERN from the coding sequence ATGAAAATGAGAAAAGCCGCCGCAGCCTTTTGCTGTTTATTTTTTCTTCTTCTGTCGGGCTGCCATAACGAGCCGCAAACCGTTGAGCAGGTTGTGGAGAAAGATGAGGAAGATACTATTCATATCGGCATAGCTTGGGTGCGGGGGGATGGCCTGTTGATCGAGGGGGCAGAATTGGCCGTAGCAGAGGCCAATGCCTCCGGTGGCGTTCTGCAAAAAAAAGTCAAACTGATTATCAATCAGAATGAATCCGGGACATCCGATATCTTGGAGCATACCTCCAGCTTGATGGCCGGGGAGAATATCAAAGAATATTCCCGAGAGGTTGCCCGTTATTTTATCCGGCATTCCAGTCCTGTTACGGCTGTTATCGGGCATAGATATTCTTTTATGGCGCTCTCTGCTGCTGGTCTTTACCAACAGAGTAGGATGCTCTTTATCGCTCCGACGGCGACCAATGATTTGTTGACCAGCATGGATTTTGATTATGTCTTTCGTATGCTGCCTAAAAACTCTGTATTGGGGCAACAGCTGGCCTTGTACTCTGCGGCGAGGGGGATCAAGCGGGTAGCGATTTTTAATGAACGAAGCGAATATGCCCTTGAATTGAGCTCGGCCCTAAAGCAATCACTGGCAGGACAGGGCGTTCAGACGGTTGTGGAATACTCGTTTTTCAGTGGGATGTCCGGGCGGGAGTTCACCTCCTATGCAGTTGAGTTTAAGCGTCATCATAAAAGGGAGCCCGTGGATGCAGTCTTTCTTTTGGTCAGTGGAGATATGGCCCGCAGTATTATACGTGAGTTTTATAAACGGGGAGTGGGTGACGCGCTTTTTTTAACAGGAGAGGGTGTTGATGAGCATGGTTTTTGGCAGGCAATGCAGGGTTTGCAGGAGGAGGTAAAGGAGCAAATTCATATTGGTGTACCTACTCTGTTCCAGGCGGAGAGTAACCATACTCGTTTTTTTCGAGAAAAATTTATCCGAACCTATGAAGAGCCACCGGATAGTTTGGCCGCTCTGGGATATGACTCCGTGAACATACTGTTGGCCGCAGTTGAGCAGGCAGAAGCCGCAGCACCGGATAAGGTCGTGGATGAACTTCGTTATTTGCGGACCTGCCAGGGGGTGACACAGACAATAGCCTTTGAAGATAACGGGGATATCGTTTACAAGCCCTATATGATCAAGTGGATGACTGCCACAGGGTTCGAGTATCGTGATTTAAAAAATCACCTTGTCGCACCAGATGCACTGGATAGACAATTAAGCGGATTACCCGGATGTGTCAATGTTGATAGGGATAAGGACGGCATAGTAGATAAACGTGATGTTTGCCCGGACAATAGGAAGGAAGAACTGGTACAGGGCGTTTTTTTGGAAGGGGAACAGCTGGGCTGTCCCATGGACATGGATGGTGATGACGTACCTGATTATCGGGATAAATGCCCCAGTAATACATCTGAAGAGTTAGGTGAAGGCGTGGATGCGGAGGGATGCCCGGTAGACAGTGATCAGGATCAGGTTCCAGACTATCGTGATACGTGTCTTCATGATACCCTGGAGCAGCTAAGCAAAGGGGTGACGGCCTTGGGGTGTCCGCTGGATACAGATGAAGATGGGGTAGCAGATTATGCTGATGCCTGTCCCAATAACTCTCCTGAGGAAATCAAGGAGGGAGTAAATTTAATCGGATGTCCTGTTGATCAAGACAAAGACGGGGTGCCAGATTACTGGGATAAATGTTCAGGCAATACTGCGGAGGAACTGCGTTTCGGTGTCAGACGTAACGGCTGCCCTCAGGATAGTGATAATGATAAATATCCTGATTTTCAGGACCGCTGTCGCTTGGATTCGGGAGCAGATCTCGCGCAGGGGACAGATGAACACGGATGTCCCAAGGATAGTGATGAGGATGGCGTTTATGATGTTTATGATGCCTGTCCAGACACTGTTCAGGGAAGACGGGTGAATGAACAGGGCTGTGCTTTGGTGATCTTGTTCGCAGAGAATATTTTTGCAAGTGCCGGTTCGATAGTATCTGCCCAGGGAAAGCGGAATTTGCGAGCCTTTGTCCAGACGCTTACGCTGGACAGTATAGAGCGCATTACAATTATTGCACATGCAGACGGACAGGGCACAGCTGCCTTTAATATCCGTTTATCGCAAGAGCGTGCCGATTCCGTTGCCCGTTTTTTTCAGCAGGAGGGTATTCCGCAAGCGGTTATTGATGCGCAAGGGGTTGGAGAAAGTCAGCCGGTTGCCGACGATACAACTGAAGAAGGGCGTAGGAAAAATCGTCGAGTCGAGCTGAGTGTGCGTTTGAAGGCGAAAGTAAAGGTGAAAGAGCGCAACTGA